A region from the Flavobacteriales bacterium genome encodes:
- a CDS encoding redoxin family protein, protein MAKLLLPIGAAALLAAAPHEIVTLSVGASLPLPDQAMQDVSGKEVTLKQAAGANGLLVIFSCNTCPFVVGSDGSEGWQNRYPALATLSKKNDVGFILVNSNEAKRAGDDSFDKMKEHYTANNYKGLYVVDKDHKVADAFGARTTPHVFLFDKNMKLVYTGAIDDNVGSAAAVKEHWLDRAVENMAAGKPIDPPTTRNQGCSIKRVAHTH, encoded by the coding sequence ATCGCCAAACTGCTTCTTCCCATCGGTGCCGCTGCCTTGCTGGCCGCCGCCCCGCACGAGATCGTTACCCTTTCCGTTGGTGCCTCGCTCCCACTGCCCGACCAAGCCATGCAGGACGTGAGCGGCAAAGAGGTGACCCTGAAACAAGCCGCGGGCGCCAATGGCCTGCTCGTCATCTTCAGCTGCAACACCTGTCCTTTCGTGGTGGGCAGCGATGGCAGCGAAGGCTGGCAGAACCGCTACCCAGCGCTCGCCACGTTGAGCAAGAAGAACGATGTGGGCTTCATCCTCGTGAACAGCAACGAAGCCAAGCGCGCAGGCGATGACAGCTTCGATAAGATGAAGGAGCACTACACCGCCAACAACTACAAGGGCCTGTATGTGGTGGACAAGGACCACAAGGTGGCCGACGCGTTCGGTGCACGCACCACGCCGCACGTTTTCCTCTTCGACAAGAACATGAAACTCGTTTACACCGGCGCCATCGACGACAACGTGGGCAGTGCCGCAGCAGTGAAAGAGCATTGGCTCGATCGCGCCGTTGAGAACATGGCGGCCGGCAAACCGATCGATCCGCCCACCACGCGCAACCAAGGCTGCAGCATCAAGCGCGTGGCGCACACGCACTGA
- a CDS encoding type II toxin-antitoxin system HicA family toxin translates to MSKLPIVDARTFERILLKWGFVIVRQKGSHVFYRHPDGRYTTIPHHKGQDISRPLIRKILNEIQATPEEFVAALNG, encoded by the coding sequence ATGAGCAAATTGCCCATCGTTGATGCGCGGACATTTGAGCGCATCCTGCTCAAGTGGGGCTTCGTTATTGTCCGTCAGAAAGGAAGCCATGTCTTCTATCGACATCCGGATGGGCGATACACCACCATTCCACACCACAAAGGGCAGGACATCTCTCGACCACTGATCCGGAAAATCCTGAACGAGATCCAGGCGACACCGGAAGAGTTTGTTGCCGCACTCAACGGCTGA
- a CDS encoding type II toxin-antitoxin system HicB family antitoxin, with the protein MRNIQFTAHIERDPETGLYIGMVPSIPGAHTQAKSLDDLQVNLKEVVELCLEEMSEDEIKALPEFIGLQSFSIAV; encoded by the coding sequence ATGCGCAACATCCAGTTCACCGCACACATAGAGCGCGACCCCGAAACAGGGTTGTACATCGGCATGGTTCCGAGCATCCCCGGTGCGCATACGCAAGCGAAGAGCTTGGACGACCTGCAGGTCAACCTGAAGGAAGTAGTGGAACTCTGTTTGGAAGAGATGAGCGAGGACGAGATCAAAGCCCTCCCTGAGTTCATCGGTCTTCAGTCGTTCTCCATCGCAGTATGA
- a CDS encoding acyl-CoA dehydrogenase family protein: MSTATATKKSSATDQFQAHDHYLVDELLTEEQKLIRDTARQHVSKHLKPIIEERFEKAEFSKDIIPGLAEIGAFGPFVPEEYGGPGLDQISYGLIMQEIERCDSGLRSLCSVQGSLAMYPIWKYGSEEQKKKWLPDMVQGKKIGCFGLTEPDHGSNPGGMVTTFQDKGDHYLLNGAKMWISNSPFADLAIVWAKAENTEGRIHGLIVERGMEGFTTPTTHGKLSLRASPTGELVFDNVKVPKANLLPNKSGLGAPLGCLDSARYGIAWGTLGVAMECYDTALRYSKQRVQFGKPIGGFQLTQKKLAEMITEITKAQLLTWRLGVLRSEGRATTQQISMAKRNNVHLALTVAREARQILGGMGITNEYPIMRHMMNLESVVTYEGTHDIHLLITGAEVTGLAAFK; the protein is encoded by the coding sequence ATGAGCACCGCCACCGCCACCAAGAAGAGTTCCGCCACCGACCAGTTCCAAGCCCACGACCACTACTTGGTGGACGAGCTGCTCACGGAAGAACAGAAGCTGATCCGCGACACGGCACGCCAGCACGTGAGCAAGCACCTGAAGCCGATCATCGAGGAGCGGTTCGAGAAGGCGGAGTTCAGCAAGGACATCATTCCCGGCTTGGCGGAGATCGGGGCGTTCGGTCCCTTCGTGCCGGAGGAATACGGCGGTCCGGGATTGGACCAGATCAGCTACGGCTTGATCATGCAGGAGATCGAACGCTGCGACAGCGGTTTGCGCAGCCTGTGCAGTGTGCAGGGTTCGCTGGCCATGTACCCCATCTGGAAATACGGCAGCGAAGAGCAGAAGAAGAAATGGCTGCCCGACATGGTGCAGGGCAAGAAGATCGGATGCTTCGGCCTCACCGAACCCGATCACGGCAGCAATCCGGGCGGCATGGTCACCACGTTCCAGGACAAGGGCGACCACTACCTGCTGAACGGTGCCAAGATGTGGATCAGCAACTCTCCCTTCGCCGACCTCGCCATCGTGTGGGCGAAAGCGGAGAACACCGAAGGGCGCATCCACGGCCTCATTGTGGAGCGCGGCATGGAAGGCTTCACCACGCCCACCACGCACGGCAAGCTTTCGCTGCGCGCCAGTCCCACGGGCGAGCTGGTGTTCGACAACGTGAAGGTGCCCAAGGCCAACCTGCTGCCGAACAAGAGCGGCCTCGGCGCGCCGCTCGGCTGCCTCGACAGTGCGCGCTACGGCATTGCCTGGGGAACGCTCGGCGTGGCCATGGAGTGCTACGACACGGCATTGCGGTACAGCAAACAGCGCGTGCAGTTCGGCAAACCCATCGGTGGTTTCCAGCTCACGCAGAAGAAGCTCGCCGAGATGATCACGGAGATCACCAAGGCGCAACTGCTCACGTGGCGCTTGGGCGTGCTGCGCAGCGAAGGCCGCGCCACCACGCAGCAGATCAGCATGGCCAAGCGCAACAACGTGCACCTGGCGCTCACCGTGGCCCGCGAGGCACGGCAGATCCTCGGCGGCATGGGCATCACCAACGAGTACCCCATCATGCGCCACATGATGAACCTGGAAAGCGTGGTGACCTACGAAGGCACGCACGACATTCACTTGCTCATCACGGGCGCGGAGGTGACGGGACTGGCGGCGTTCAAGTAG
- a CDS encoding DUF4271 domain-containing protein: protein MSEGWTGLVLLGVLVVLAWTNVRDHKKWAVLWDSVKRLRLGQQTMRDDISLRDRGWIALQVAAMLLVGLFVHQWTAWSGVASGWSAFLIVLGGVVCITAAQLLLIRLTGWFFVMDQGLGEYLYTCLLLFIAFALLLLPVSIVAAYLPAARNGALLVGAGILVIMVVYRWFRAAVIGLAQGVGLRAILIYICALEILPAALAAQAIAQHARSIPEPV, encoded by the coding sequence ATGAGCGAGGGCTGGACCGGTCTGGTGCTCCTCGGGGTCCTTGTGGTGCTGGCCTGGACCAACGTGCGGGACCACAAGAAGTGGGCAGTTCTATGGGACAGCGTAAAACGCTTGCGGCTCGGCCAGCAGACCATGCGCGACGACATCAGCCTGCGCGACCGCGGTTGGATCGCCTTGCAAGTGGCGGCCATGTTATTGGTGGGCCTCTTCGTGCACCAATGGACGGCATGGAGCGGTGTGGCTTCGGGCTGGTCCGCGTTCCTTATCGTGTTGGGTGGCGTGGTCTGTATCACCGCAGCGCAACTCCTGCTCATCCGCCTCACCGGCTGGTTTTTCGTCATGGATCAGGGGCTGGGCGAGTACCTCTACACCTGCCTGTTGCTGTTCATCGCGTTTGCACTGTTGCTGCTTCCGGTGAGCATTGTGGCCGCCTACTTGCCAGCGGCACGCAACGGTGCGCTGCTGGTGGGTGCCGGCATCCTGGTGATCATGGTGGTTTACCGATGGTTCAGGGCTGCCGTCATCGGCCTGGCCCAGGGGGTGGGTCTCCGTGCCATCTTAATTTACATTTGCGCCCTCGAAATCCTACCTGCCGCTTTGGCGGCACAAGCCATCGCGCAACACGCCCGCTCGATCCCTGAACCTGTTTAA
- a CDS encoding uroporphyrinogen-III synthase, with the protein MKIKTILVTQPEPVGEKSPYHDLSKKANVKIDFRPFIKIEPIAGQDFRQDRVNILDHSAVIFTSRNAVDHFFRIAKEVRVNVPEMMKYFCVSESVAYYVQKYIVYRKRKVFIGKQTFGDLMDVIKKHRDEKFLVPCTDIQKQEIPELLDKAGIAYTKAVIYRTVAADLRDLKEVKYDMLVFFSPAGIESLKKNFPDFTQNGTIIAAFGPTTVKAVRDAGLRLDIEAPLPEAPSMTGAIELYIKRLAKGQTGPLAPPPPPAPAPAKVAKPQAGPVKKAVSAVVKKVVKAVKPADKKAAPKKAAKPATKKK; encoded by the coding sequence TTGAAGATCAAGACCATCCTTGTCACCCAGCCGGAACCAGTGGGCGAAAAGTCGCCGTACCATGATCTGTCGAAGAAGGCCAACGTGAAGATCGACTTCCGTCCCTTCATCAAGATCGAGCCTATCGCGGGCCAGGATTTCAGGCAGGACCGAGTGAACATCCTCGACCACAGCGCGGTGATCTTCACCAGCCGCAATGCGGTGGACCACTTCTTCCGCATCGCCAAGGAGGTGCGCGTGAACGTGCCCGAGATGATGAAGTATTTCTGCGTGAGCGAGAGCGTCGCCTACTACGTGCAGAAGTACATCGTGTACCGCAAGCGCAAGGTGTTCATCGGCAAGCAGACGTTCGGCGATCTGATGGACGTGATCAAAAAGCACCGCGACGAGAAGTTCCTCGTGCCGTGCACCGACATCCAGAAGCAGGAGATCCCAGAACTGCTGGACAAGGCGGGTATCGCTTACACCAAGGCCGTCATTTACCGCACGGTGGCCGCCGACCTCCGGGACCTGAAGGAAGTGAAGTACGACATGCTCGTGTTCTTCAGCCCGGCCGGTATCGAAAGCCTGAAGAAGAACTTCCCCGACTTCACGCAGAACGGCACCATCATCGCCGCGTTCGGTCCCACGACGGTGAAGGCTGTGCGCGATGCAGGCCTGCGCCTCGACATCGAAGCACCACTGCCCGAAGCGCCGAGCATGACGGGCGCCATCGAACTGTACATCAAGCGCCTGGCGAAAGGACAAACAGGCCCTTTGGCGCCGCCACCACCGCCTGCTCCCGCCCCCGCCAAAGTGGCCAAGCCACAAGCAGGTCCGGTGAAGAAGGCCGTGAGCGCTGTGGTGAAGAAGGTGGTGAAGGCGGTGAAGCCTGCGGACAAGAAGGCTGCGCCGAAGAAGGCGGCTAAGCCGGCGACCAAGAAGAAGTAG
- the sufB gene encoding Fe-S cluster assembly protein SufB, translated as MAQDTDDILREVTSKEYAYGFVTDIESEKAAKGLNEDIVRFISKKKEEPEWMLEWRLEAFRLWQKMEEPSWAHVHYPKIDYQNAYYYSAPKKKPTLNSLDEADPELIKTFEKLGISMEEQKRLAGVAVDIVFDSVSVKTTFQATLKEKGIIFCSFSDAVKEHPELIKKYLGTVVPRTDNYFAALNSAVFSDGSFCYIPPGVRCPMELSTYFRINEAMTGQFERTLLIADEGAYVSYLEGCTAPIRDEHQLHAAVVELVALKDAEIKYSTVQNWYPGDKEGKGGIYNFVTKRGMCLGDRSKISWTQVETGSAITWKYPSCVLKGDHSTGEFYSVAVTNNRQQADTGTKMTHIGKGTKSTIVSKGISAGFSNNSYRGLVKIGKGAKGARNFSQCDSLLLGDRCGAHTFPYIESENPSAMVEHEATTSKIGEDQIFYLNQRGIETEKAVSLIVNGYCKEVLNQLPMEFAVEAQKLLAVSLEGSVG; from the coding sequence ATGGCCCAGGACACCGACGATATCCTCCGCGAGGTCACCTCGAAAGAGTATGCCTACGGCTTCGTCACGGACATCGAGAGCGAGAAGGCGGCGAAAGGGCTGAACGAGGACATCGTGCGCTTCATCAGCAAGAAGAAGGAGGAGCCGGAGTGGATGCTGGAGTGGCGGCTCGAGGCCTTCCGCCTGTGGCAGAAGATGGAAGAGCCCTCGTGGGCACATGTGCACTACCCGAAGATCGATTACCAGAACGCTTACTACTACAGCGCGCCGAAGAAGAAGCCCACGCTCAACAGCCTCGACGAAGCGGATCCCGAGCTGATCAAGACCTTCGAGAAGCTGGGCATCAGCATGGAGGAGCAGAAGCGCCTCGCTGGTGTGGCCGTGGACATCGTGTTCGACAGCGTGAGCGTGAAGACCACGTTCCAAGCGACGCTGAAGGAGAAGGGCATCATCTTCTGCTCGTTCAGTGATGCGGTGAAGGAGCATCCCGAGCTGATCAAGAAGTACCTCGGCACCGTCGTTCCCCGCACGGACAACTACTTCGCTGCGCTCAACAGCGCGGTCTTCAGCGACGGCAGCTTCTGCTACATCCCGCCGGGTGTGCGCTGCCCGATGGAACTCAGCACCTACTTCCGGATCAACGAGGCCATGACCGGCCAGTTCGAGCGCACCCTGCTGATCGCCGATGAAGGCGCGTACGTGAGCTACCTCGAAGGCTGCACCGCACCGATCCGCGACGAGCACCAACTGCACGCCGCTGTTGTTGAACTCGTTGCGTTGAAGGATGCGGAGATCAAGTACAGCACCGTCCAGAACTGGTATCCCGGCGACAAGGAAGGCAAGGGCGGCATCTACAACTTCGTAACGAAGCGCGGCATGTGCCTCGGCGATCGCAGCAAGATCAGCTGGACGCAGGTGGAGACGGGCAGCGCGATAACTTGGAAGTATCCGAGCTGTGTGCTGAAAGGCGATCACAGCACCGGCGAGTTCTACAGTGTTGCCGTAACGAACAACCGCCAGCAAGCCGACACGGGCACCAAGATGACCCACATCGGCAAGGGCACGAAGAGCACGATCGTGAGCAAGGGCATCAGCGCGGGTTTTTCCAACAATAGCTACCGGGGCTTGGTGAAGATCGGCAAGGGCGCAAAAGGCGCGCGCAACTTCAGCCAGTGCGATTCATTGCTGCTCGGCGATCGCTGCGGCGCGCACACCTTCCCGTACATCGAGAGCGAGAACCCCAGCGCCATGGTGGAGCACGAAGCCACCACGAGCAAGATCGGAGAGGACCAGATCTTCTACCTCAACCAACGGGGCATCGAAACGGAAAAGGCCGTAAGCCTCATCGTGAACGGCTACTGCAAGGAGGTGCTCAACCAGCTACCGATGGAATTCGCGGTGGAAGCGCAGAAGTTGCTGGCAGTGTCGCTTGAGGGAAGCGTTGGATGA
- a CDS encoding iron-sulfur cluster assembly accessory protein: MIKVSENAKSEVTKLLGTEGRGPQHFVRVGVKGGGCSGLMYDLVFDDQMKDGDKVFEDNGVKVVVDKKSLLYLLGTTLDFSGGLNGKGFQFVNPNASRTCGCGESFSI; this comes from the coding sequence ATGATCAAGGTCAGCGAGAACGCCAAGAGCGAGGTCACCAAACTACTTGGCACGGAAGGACGTGGGCCCCAACACTTTGTACGCGTAGGCGTGAAAGGCGGAGGTTGCTCCGGCCTCATGTACGACCTCGTGTTCGACGACCAAATGAAAGACGGCGACAAGGTCTTCGAGGACAACGGGGTGAAGGTGGTGGTGGACAAGAAGAGCCTGCTGTACCTGCTGGGCACCACCCTCGATTTCAGTGGCGGCCTCAACGGCAAGGGCTTCCAGTTCGTGAACCCCAATGCTTCACGTACCTGTGGGTGCGGGGAGAGCTTCAGCATCTGA
- the dinB gene encoding DNA polymerase IV: MNALDQRNILHLDLDSFFVSVECIARPELKGKPVMIGADSDRGVVASCSYEARAFGIRSAMPMRMAKQLCPEAIILRGNSGEYMKKSDEVTEIIRSKVPLFEKTSVDEFYVDFTGTEKFFGALKLATELRQYISKETGLPNSFGLSINKTVSKVATNTAKPNNFRQVERGTEKPFLAPMAIEAIPGVGEKTAHLLRSMGVMKIHTMQELPIDLMQRVLGEHGPVLWRKANGIDDSPVIAWHERKSISTERTFERDTIDVVKLRGMLTAMAESLAFQLRKGQKLTSCVAVKVRYADFETHTQQQRIGYTACDHIILPLVHELFRKLYDRRQRIRLIGVRFSHLVGGGHQMDAFTDTQEAMNLYQAMDKIRQRFGDRTVMRASGMEARSIGRMDNPFDGQAPVLLANRRT; encoded by the coding sequence ATGAACGCCCTCGACCAACGCAACATCCTCCATCTCGATCTCGACAGCTTCTTCGTGAGCGTGGAGTGCATCGCCCGCCCGGAACTGAAGGGCAAGCCCGTGATGATCGGCGCCGACAGCGACCGCGGCGTGGTGGCCAGTTGCAGCTACGAGGCACGCGCCTTCGGCATCCGCAGCGCCATGCCCATGCGCATGGCCAAGCAGCTCTGTCCGGAGGCCATCATCCTGCGCGGCAACAGCGGCGAGTACATGAAGAAGAGCGACGAGGTGACGGAGATCATCCGCAGCAAGGTGCCGCTGTTCGAGAAGACGAGCGTGGACGAGTTCTACGTGGACTTCACCGGCACCGAGAAATTCTTCGGCGCGCTGAAGCTGGCCACCGAACTGCGCCAGTACATCAGCAAGGAAACGGGCCTGCCCAACAGCTTCGGGCTGAGCATCAACAAAACGGTGAGCAAGGTGGCCACCAATACCGCGAAGCCGAACAACTTCAGGCAGGTGGAACGCGGCACCGAGAAGCCCTTCCTCGCGCCGATGGCGATCGAGGCCATCCCCGGCGTGGGCGAGAAGACCGCGCACCTGCTGCGCAGCATGGGCGTGATGAAGATCCACACCATGCAGGAGCTGCCCATCGACCTGATGCAACGGGTGCTGGGCGAGCACGGCCCCGTGCTGTGGCGCAAGGCCAACGGCATCGACGACAGCCCCGTGATCGCGTGGCACGAGCGCAAGAGCATCAGCACGGAGCGCACCTTCGAGCGCGACACCATCGATGTGGTGAAGCTGCGCGGCATGCTCACCGCCATGGCCGAGAGCCTCGCCTTCCAACTGCGCAAGGGACAAAAGCTCACCAGCTGCGTGGCCGTGAAGGTGCGCTACGCCGATTTCGAAACGCACACGCAGCAACAGCGCATCGGCTACACGGCCTGCGATCACATCATCCTGCCGCTGGTGCATGAGCTCTTCAGGAAACTCTATGACCGGCGCCAACGCATCCGCCTCATCGGGGTGCGCTTCAGCCACCTGGTGGGCGGCGGCCACCAAATGGATGCTTTCACCGATACCCAGGAGGCCATGAACCTCTACCAAGCCATGGACAAGATCCGCCAGCGCTTCGGCGACCGCACCGTGATGCGCGCCAGCGGCATGGAGGCGCGCAGCATAGGCCGCATGGACAATCCCTTCGATGGGCAGGCGCCCGTGCTGCTGGCGAACAGGCGGACGTGA
- a CDS encoding ABC transporter permease, which translates to MFRNYLLIAWRTLKRDKLFTALNIIGLAIGVVACMLIYIYVQDELSFDAHHAKSDRTYRIQSHFNFGDQSDDFGLTQFAMVPTLLQEYPEIESGSWLYTLNKCSFNYKGQNFIEDDGYYADTAFFRTFDYHWLSGGPHALDEPDNLVITQRLANEMFGAEEPLGKLVERNGRTLKVAGVIDEKAYNTHIVPGCFLSLLGMPPQAREQLMSGWGQVSSYGYLVLAPGSTAETFQPKMDAFMKKYILPFWQQDAGFKGTMRFNLEPLKDVHFNNDLIYDTPRKGNRAYVTLLSIVAVLILAIACINYINMSTADATRRAKEVALRKVSGAQRGQLVVQFIGGSVLIAVLGIVVALVLLKLALPVFNELSGKEIGMGHVLSGGFAGVVMLIVLAIGVLAGSYPAFFLSRFAPQLLLKEGVAGGAGKGRVRKVLMAAQFGIALFMVVGTLAVFAQLHWLRTNDMGLRKENVLLVKMPSPHPEDTLKWDALRPMKTELMRESFVTAASFADNTPGGGTQRWVLRAKGPQGNIDKPLPAMSCDADYPALIGMEFTQGRTFDPKIPTDQDGSIIVNEALVKAFGWTDPLNEKLYVPGDSVDQELKIIGVVKDFHYTSLHTPIEPIAIFQGNPRYGVNNLLLRLAPGDVQAQLKTLEGRFKALQPNAQWDATFLDASIAELYQAEDKLFRVFSAFAVLTILLTVMGLYGLAYFTARQRTREIGIRRVMGAPVLDIVRRLNTEFVVLLGLALLVAFPLAFYAIGRWLETFAYHTTISPVLYAAALLLTLLVTVLTVTVQAYRAAVADPVKALRYE; encoded by the coding sequence ATGTTCCGCAACTACCTCCTCATCGCTTGGCGCACGCTCAAGCGCGACAAGCTCTTCACGGCCCTCAACATCATCGGCCTGGCCATCGGTGTGGTGGCCTGCATGCTCATCTACATCTACGTGCAGGATGAACTGAGCTTCGATGCGCACCACGCCAAGAGCGACCGTACCTACCGCATCCAGTCGCACTTCAACTTCGGCGACCAGAGCGACGACTTCGGCCTCACGCAGTTCGCCATGGTGCCCACGCTGCTGCAGGAGTACCCGGAGATCGAGAGCGGCAGCTGGCTCTACACCCTCAACAAGTGCAGCTTCAACTACAAGGGCCAGAACTTCATTGAGGACGATGGCTACTACGCCGACACGGCCTTCTTCCGCACCTTCGACTACCACTGGCTGAGCGGCGGGCCGCACGCGCTGGACGAGCCGGACAACCTGGTGATAACGCAGCGCCTGGCCAACGAGATGTTCGGCGCCGAGGAGCCCTTGGGCAAGTTGGTGGAACGCAACGGCCGCACCCTGAAGGTGGCGGGCGTCATCGACGAGAAGGCGTACAACACGCACATCGTGCCGGGTTGCTTCCTAAGTCTGCTGGGCATGCCGCCGCAGGCGCGCGAGCAACTCATGAGCGGTTGGGGCCAGGTGAGCAGCTACGGCTACCTGGTGCTGGCGCCGGGCAGCACGGCCGAGACCTTCCAGCCCAAGATGGACGCCTTCATGAAGAAGTACATCCTGCCATTCTGGCAACAGGACGCGGGCTTCAAGGGCACAATGCGCTTCAACCTGGAACCGCTGAAGGATGTGCACTTCAACAACGACCTCATCTACGACACGCCCAGGAAGGGCAACCGCGCGTACGTCACCTTGCTCAGCATCGTGGCGGTGCTCATCCTGGCCATTGCGTGCATCAACTACATCAACATGAGCACGGCCGATGCCACGCGCCGCGCCAAGGAGGTGGCCTTGCGGAAAGTCAGCGGTGCGCAGCGCGGGCAACTGGTGGTGCAGTTCATCGGCGGCAGCGTGCTCATTGCAGTGCTGGGCATTGTGGTGGCGTTGGTTCTGCTGAAGCTGGCCTTGCCCGTGTTCAACGAACTGAGCGGGAAGGAGATCGGCATGGGCCACGTGCTCAGCGGCGGTTTCGCGGGCGTGGTGATGCTCATCGTGCTGGCCATCGGCGTGCTCGCCGGCAGCTACCCGGCGTTCTTCCTCAGCCGTTTCGCGCCGCAGCTGCTGCTGAAGGAAGGCGTGGCCGGTGGGGCAGGGAAGGGGCGCGTGCGCAAAGTGCTCATGGCCGCGCAGTTCGGCATTGCGCTCTTCATGGTGGTGGGCACGCTGGCCGTGTTCGCGCAGTTGCATTGGCTGCGCACCAACGACATGGGCCTGCGCAAGGAGAACGTGCTGCTGGTGAAGATGCCATCGCCGCATCCGGAAGACACCCTGAAGTGGGACGCCCTACGGCCCATGAAGACCGAGCTCATGCGCGAGAGCTTCGTAACGGCCGCGTCGTTCGCCGACAACACGCCGGGCGGCGGCACCCAACGCTGGGTGCTGCGCGCCAAAGGCCCGCAAGGCAACATCGACAAGCCGCTGCCGGCCATGAGCTGCGATGCCGACTACCCCGCGCTCATCGGCATGGAGTTCACGCAAGGGCGCACCTTCGATCCGAAGATCCCCACCGACCAGGACGGCAGCATCATCGTGAACGAAGCCCTGGTGAAGGCCTTCGGGTGGACGGACCCGCTGAACGAAAAGCTTTACGTGCCCGGGGACAGCGTGGACCAGGAACTGAAGATCATCGGGGTGGTGAAGGACTTCCACTACACCAGCTTGCACACGCCCATCGAGCCCATCGCCATCTTCCAGGGCAACCCGCGCTACGGCGTGAACAACCTGCTGCTGCGCCTGGCCCCCGGCGATGTGCAAGCGCAGCTGAAGACGCTGGAAGGCCGCTTCAAGGCGCTGCAGCCGAACGCGCAATGGGACGCGACTTTCCTGGATGCCAGCATAGCCGAGCTCTACCAGGCCGAGGACAAGCTCTTCCGCGTGTTCTCCGCCTTCGCCGTGCTCACCATCCTGCTCACGGTGATGGGACTCTACGGTCTGGCCTACTTCACGGCACGGCAACGCACGCGCGAGATCGGCATACGCCGCGTGATGGGCGCACCGGTGCTGGACATTGTGCGGCGCCTGAACACCGAGTTCGTGGTGCTGCTGGGGCTGGCGCTGCTGGTGGCGTTCCCGCTCGCCTTCTACGCCATTGGCCGCTGGCTGGAAACCTTCGCGTACCACACCACCATCTCACCGGTGCTCTACGCCGCTGCGCTGCTGCTCACGCTGTTGGTTACCGTGCTCACCGTTACCGTGCAGGCCTACCGCGCCGCCGTCGCCGATCCGGTGAAGGCGTTGAGGTATGAGTGA